From Elusimicrobiota bacterium, one genomic window encodes:
- a CDS encoding ferredoxin family protein, whose translation MAHVITGICLGETYARCAGVCPVDAIHPGIFKDEPFMAIDPEACIDCDVCTPECPIGAIVGTVDAEPAWTKINAELAPQFKKNPPLTPRPADEPPRKPGHKLVR comes from the coding sequence ATGGCACATGTTATCACCGGGATATGCCTGGGGGAGACCTATGCGCGCTGCGCCGGGGTCTGTCCGGTCGACGCCATACACCCGGGCATCTTTAAAGACGAGCCTTTCATGGCCATCGATCCGGAAGCCTGCATCGATTGCGATGTCTGCACCCCGGAATGCCCCATCGGCGCCATCGTCGGGACGGTGGATGCCGAGCCCGCTTGGACGAAGATCAACGCCGAGCTGGCGCCCCAGTTCAAGAAGAACCCCCCTCTCACTCCCAGGCCGGCCGACGAGCCGCCGCGCAAGCCCGGCCACAAGCTGGTCCGGTGA